atagtaatacttCTGTATTACTATCTTGTAACGTACTAGCATAAAACTTTACTGCCAAGATAAATGCGAGACCTCCCCACATTGCTGTATTTTTAGTACACTTTGCGAACCAATTTCTTAAGAGAATCCTTTAAACGGGCTTTTTTATGTTGTACTAAGACCAACTTGTTGACATGAAACACGTGGTTATGTTAAACTTAATATCAAGTTTTTTGATGCATTGCTATTTTAAAAGGTGACCAAATATGTTTTGACAAAtgttcaaagtatttttttaatcggaCACGTTCTATACACCGATTACAGTTGTAATCACTTGATAAGATTATAACGAATACGAAAGAgcgcttaataattattttttgaagttacagacggaatacttattattatgtacGATATTTTATCGAGTCAAAAGAGTAGACGCCTCTGCATCAAATTActcataataatttcataaataatattgtatcattTTCGTTTTatgaagataataaaaaatcttttgaaacagtatttaaatatgtacttaaatttCTCTCAAACACTCGAAGCGGCTTCACGGAATTGGATTGAGATCTACTGATTCATGTTAACGTAAGcaatattaatttcatcaagatcattgctgaatattatatttgcaaaatggaaaaaaatatattaaaatactattacattttaatttcgattatattttaatagtatttttagttgttttacgataaaataattaccatttagctttgtgaattaataaatttaaagcacaTTTTAAGAAAACTTGAATAATACAGAGTATttaacatcaaaatcaaaatacactttatttaagtaggctcctgagagcactttttaatcgtaattttacatgaGTGAATTTAAAGCTACCGCCAGTTCAGAAAGtaaattctatcgagaagaaccggcaagaaactccgCAATAACTCTTTTCTGACAATCAGTtacattgattattaaatacgtaagttgtttattgctataaaaaagtgtggagtaATTACCATACAGGATAAGTAGtcattcaattgtatttaataatctagTCGGAAATCCGAAatagtggtagctttaaatttcatttaatcctTTAAAATGTCAGTTCAAAGAGGAtacatcacaaaaaaaaaattgatttgatttggtatttaaccatataaaaatatacgcaaTGGCTCAACATTTTatagcaatttattaaaatatctccgATCATAAAAACTATATCGGAGTTTTCAAATTTAACCGTCACTCAGCCGGTTCAATAACAAGTTTAAGGGATATGACGCCTTAGATATCCTGGTTGGCGTTGCTATGACATTGTAAGgattgatttatatatgttCCAAGGTATAGGGTCaactataatatcaaaaatagggttaaaataaaatttggtccATTTACACATttgtgttacaaaaataaatgtttaacctAATTCATGTATTacattcgtttaaaatatactaacaaTTTCCAATACGAAAAATGATGTTTCATTGAAAAATTACAAGAATGAAAATACCAATCCAAGCAAATGAAGCTCGTGAGACATTAAATAATCAACTAGATGTCACAATAGTACGCGTATGTACCTGcacttttgaaattaatttttgcaTCGGTTAGTACACGAGGGTATAACTGGCCTagatacaaatattcaatacttgatacatatatgtataggtCAGAGTGATACCGAAGTCATCGCATTAAATGAAACCACGATTAATACTTGTTATTACAAGACTCATAATATTATCGAAAAAACAAATAGACGAATAATAATAGGGTGaaatttttgaacaaaataattcacacggaaattaaaacaaagtaaaacacCATTTGCAAAATTAGCTCAATAACCTGTGTTCGGGATTTGTTCGTATCCAATgccttcacaaaatatttaacatgttgCACATTGGcttcactagatggcgttgggATCGAGTTAAATCGCGATGATGTTTTGTTCACGGAAAAGTAGatagttaatttagttttaataaaatatgtcttgTTCTGAAGTATGGTGTTTAAATATCCTAAGTTATACTGAGTTCGAGATATTTTCGTACGGAATTAGTACAACCTGTAAAAAAGGAAAAGCCGCGCGGCAGCGTGACGCTGGCCGTAATGAATAGTTCGGAACGGCAACATTTGACCCATTTTGACCCTAAGTTGTTGACctgctatatttatataaaaatatctccgataaataataatgataataaattaatattggacaacatcacatacattactctgatcccaatgttaagcacttgtgttatggaaaatcagaagtaacgacggtaccacaaacacccagacccaagacaacatagaaaactaatgaaatttttctacatcgactcggccgggaatcgaatccgggacctcggagtggcgtaccgtgagaaccggtgtacacactactcgaccacggaggtcgtcgatatAATGTTATAGGATGttgttaatactttttaattaatgcgTCATCGCCTAGCAGAGGCTTGGTTTTACGTTTTGGTGCTTCGAACATACTATTTCTGAGTCATAGAAATGTTACGTATTAGTtggtttttcttattaattagtataaatttaaaataattattgttatgttgGTACatctgttttaaatatgtttgttaatcTATGTCGGTATATCGGTTGTACTGCCCCCTCTTAGgtaaatctataaaaaaggAAGCAAAACGGCATACCAAATTAtctgtttacattaaatataataattcgttTACAAGAAAATGCGAATTAAATTAGTTACTAagcataaatatttgttaaatcatGGAAACAAAGTTAACGTGTAGATAATAAGGCCTTTTAAAGACCCACTAAAGAAAGATTGACCGAATTTATtaaggatataaataaattgttgctTTCAACAGCTGTCAGCTCCTCTCTTAACTTCGTGCGCAAAATCTCAGAACCGGATCGCGCATCTTGTAGTATACATATGAGACAATGATTCTGTATAACTTCCCAAAGCCCAGATCAAACAACCACTTAGATCTGTAAAACTAAAATGTTGACATTGTatctgaaaattttattttaaggttgtATTCCtatgaaaattattcaaaattcaacGCAGTAATAAAATGGACGTTGTAAATTGGTAAAAGTACCGTTAATTTGATGTTATGAAACATGGTAAATCAGAATTtactttctaaataaataaaaatgtctcaaTTTTTCCCAAATTAAATCTTGAGGAGTAGAATGAGAGAAAGTTCCTACAGGACCACCCATTAGTTTTCAATTAAAGTGAATGCTCAGCTAGAttgttacaaaacatttttagataTCGTATTTGAAAAGCTATTTTCTCGTACTTCGTATCGTATTTCAATTGAAATCAACTAtacttactataaatttattttcatatcgaTTCTAACGTTCTACGAAAATCAAATTTTGGTTACAATGTTCTATTCTTatgttaaatctatatatatattattcaatgatTAATTACGAAATCTTAGAAaccataacacctacaaacttgaaattatataattacataggcCGGCTCCTTATAGAGTGTacacatccgctaagaacggattttacgaaactctatccctaagggggtaaaacgggggctGGAaggtttgtgttttataaattttgcgcgggTTAAcgcgcaggttcagctagttttatatataacaaatgtatTTGGAATTATTTAGAAACTAATCGAagtgaataatttttattagttgtaatataaaaatctaaagaTTACCTCAGACATATTATACAGTATTTTGAGATAAAACAGAAGGTACcaatgttacaataaaaaaaaaactatttataattatttatcgattAGAATAACACCTTGCAaagtatttaaacatttcaattaaaacaaatcgaTGTCTGAGAACATCGTAACATGTAAATTATTCAAAGACATCACCGTAagtcagttttataatatttcaagctTGAGATACAAAAGTTCTTAAAATATCACTGCAGAACTGAAATAACGGTGTAATGGCTTAACGTACAATATAGTcatttaaacgaataaaaaaagttacaagtaTGTTATAAGATTACCATTAACTTGATTTTAAATCTTACTTCTAATATTACTCTTTAGCATATCACAACCCATTTGAACAGCGTCTAAAGCGGTACCCGGAGCACACATTACACCATAGCCCCCGTGACCGTAACAGTGGACTACCTTTACACCGTCTATGATCTCAGGTTCAACTCTGACTGGAACTCTATGTGGCCTTAAACCAACTTTTTCAGCTACAATTTCAGACTTTTTTAAAAACGGCAAAAGTTCATAACATCGTTCCAAAATTGCTGCTGTGTCATGTTTACATACTTCTCGGTTATAACTGTCGTATTGTCTCACGCCCCCCAATGTGGCGACGCCGTCTAACCCAGGGATCACATAAGTATCATAGTCACCGTAAAATGCCATTTTTAATGACGGAACTCTGACTTTAATCACCTGTCCTCGTAAAGGTACTAAATCGTAATCATTACATAAAGCCTTGGCACCCATACCGGTACAATTGAAAACTAAATCGAATTCCGAACGTAGTGATGCGAAGTTATCGATTCTCTCTCGCACAATTTTCCCTCCGTTTTCGGTAAACGATTTTTCAACCCAAGGCAAATATTTGTCGCAACCAATTTTTATTGTAGAAAAATATGATCCATATTTCCATCCTTCGCCGCACAATTTCAGCTCATCTTCGTCTACTGGCCTGTAAACGGGCACTAGTTTCTCGATAAGGTGATTTCTCGTGACATGATAATtttctttagaaaatatatagcTAGACAGGGTCATGAGACCAGCGTTTTGAGCTTcagaagtttttattatatcctGCCAGAAATACCAAGATTCATCGATCCATTTCTTTGTGACCTCCTTCGTAGGACCCCTAAAACTCGTGCCTGGTCTGAATATGCCTGCAGCAACACAGCTAACCGTATCCTGTGTAAAAGCATCTGCCAGAATTGATATGTTTGCATTTCTTAAATCCCGTTGCAATATTTTGGCGACCGTCATACCCACGACGCCAGCTCCGATTATCGCTATCTTCGACGATTTGTCATCCATTTTTATctggaaaaaatattgtaacatttaacatcgtgaataacaatatttgatatttttttcttggtcTATTGCTCctagaaaatattaacttactgtaattaaagttgtaaaaattgtacttaaaacatattaaatatagctGAACGAGTTTTATTCAGAGACGGAATCCTTGAGATAAAAGTAGTTGCGAGTTTCGTGAAAGACGTATTATATTTCGGAAGAATTTATCATGGCTGTCTATACCAGTGGATTGTTTTGCCGGTTCTAAGTTATATATCCCTTTGGGTATAAGCCAAACTTTAATAGTTGAATTATATCTATCTCAATTATTAATCGTCACTATTGTATCAAATCTAGATGAGTTGGAATATCCAATCATATgtagattatattatgttatgataaGTGAAAAGTAAGCATGCCGATATAACAGACACCTTCAAAATAAGCCTTTCTTGTGTCATAAAAGTTAACGCAAcccaagttttttattaaactagatCCGCCTCTACTAGCATTACGAGCGCGTCTTTCTTaggtgaaatttatttttagcacATAAGTGAACTGCATTT
Above is a genomic segment from Vanessa tameamea isolate UH-Manoa-2023 chromosome 12, ilVanTame1 primary haplotype, whole genome shotgun sequence containing:
- the LOC113402336 gene encoding D-aspartate oxidase is translated as MDDKSSKIAIIGAGVVGMTVAKILQRDLRNANISILADAFTQDTVSCVAAGIFRPGTSFRGPTKEVTKKWIDESWYFWQDIIKTSEAQNAGLMTLSSYIFSKENYHVTRNHLIEKLVPVYRPVDEDELKLCGEGWKYGSYFSTIKIGCDKYLPWVEKSFTENGGKIVRERIDNFASLRSEFDLVFNCTGMGAKALCNDYDLVPLRGQVIKVRVPSLKMAFYGDYDTYVIPGLDGVATLGGVRQYDSYNREVCKHDTAAILERCYELLPFLKKSEIVAEKVGLRPHRVPVRVEPEIIDGVKVVHCYGHGGYGVMCAPGTALDAVQMGCDMLKSNIRSKI